A stretch of Methylogaea oryzae DNA encodes these proteins:
- a CDS encoding ArnT family glycosyltransferase: MPIPPKPSGNLAGLLARHAYLAIALIALWVAAAGTSQLPLNGHEVYVAETAREMQERGDWLIPHFNGQLRLNKPPLNYWLTGAMAWLAGQQPIEDWHARAVSVLAATGLAVLTLALGRRLYSDRRVSLLGALLLVSSLGFFSYSHDARPEMLYALCCMAGYTALAEARHRQQRNQNSAAAAYAMWLAFALATLAKGPHVPAMLLAGSVGFLHWRERQSWRAIGRLLRPLTGILLAAAIAAPWWWWLRRHIGADTLSHSQLGGALLKLDWRQILNPYHFIRILQLLLPWSLLLPLALGLAWRQRLLSRESLWLLTLIAVSAVILGFGSQRRWFYMLPLLPALCLPLAEALVKLADDAGRRRWLANAVTGLWLLVAATSVFLFFRPGCCDEGNWPALLAALAVAVAWLAALIVRLRRPENGWSGLAGSSLALAAMLALLGDSPALWGPERFDVRQALTAVAPHLDADTQIVSLGDSPMACIFYLQRQVTRVDSLEELSETLARARRPTLVIVDNGRVAELPAAWRQERLAAMPDGTEEPKTFLLLQPPRPTDSP, from the coding sequence GTGCCCATCCCTCCGAAACCTAGCGGCAACCTAGCCGGCCTCTTGGCGCGCCACGCCTACCTCGCGATCGCGCTGATCGCCTTGTGGGTGGCCGCCGCCGGCACCTCGCAACTTCCGCTCAACGGCCACGAAGTGTACGTGGCGGAAACCGCCAGGGAGATGCAGGAGCGGGGGGATTGGCTGATCCCCCATTTCAACGGCCAGTTGCGGTTGAACAAGCCGCCGCTCAACTACTGGCTGACCGGCGCCATGGCTTGGCTGGCCGGCCAACAGCCGATCGAGGATTGGCACGCCCGCGCCGTGTCGGTCCTTGCCGCCACCGGCCTGGCCGTGTTGACGCTCGCCCTCGGCCGGCGCTTGTACAGCGACCGGCGGGTGAGCCTGCTGGGCGCGTTGCTGTTGGTTTCCAGCCTGGGCTTTTTCAGTTACAGCCACGACGCCCGGCCGGAAATGCTGTATGCGTTGTGCTGCATGGCGGGTTACACCGCCCTGGCCGAGGCCAGGCATCGCCAACAACGAAACCAAAACAGCGCAGCTGCCGCCTATGCCATGTGGCTGGCCTTCGCCCTGGCCACGCTGGCCAAGGGCCCACACGTGCCGGCCATGCTGCTGGCCGGCAGCGTCGGTTTCCTGCATTGGCGCGAACGCCAATCCTGGCGAGCCATCGGCCGGCTGCTGCGGCCTCTGACCGGCATCCTGTTGGCCGCCGCCATCGCCGCCCCCTGGTGGTGGTGGTTGCGCCGGCACATCGGCGCCGACACCCTGTCCCATAGCCAACTGGGCGGCGCCTTGCTTAAGCTGGATTGGCGCCAGATACTCAACCCTTATCATTTCATCCGCATCCTGCAATTGCTGCTGCCCTGGTCGCTGCTGTTGCCCCTCGCCTTGGGGCTGGCCTGGCGGCAACGGCTGCTGAGCCGCGAAAGCCTGTGGCTACTGACGCTGATCGCGGTATCCGCCGTGATATTAGGCTTCGGATCGCAGCGCCGCTGGTTTTATATGCTGCCCCTGCTGCCGGCCTTATGCCTCCCCTTGGCCGAAGCGCTGGTGAAACTGGCCGACGACGCCGGCCGGCGCCGCTGGTTGGCGAATGCCGTTACCGGCTTGTGGCTGTTGGTAGCCGCAACCAGCGTGTTCCTGTTCTTCCGCCCCGGCTGCTGCGATGAAGGAAACTGGCCGGCGCTGCTTGCCGCGCTAGCGGTGGCAGTTGCCTGGCTGGCGGCGTTGATCGTGCGCCTGCGTCGGCCGGAAAACGGGTGGAGTGGATTGGCGGGGTCTTCCCTGGCCCTGGCCGCCATGCTGGCCTTGCTCGGCGACTCGCCCGCGCTGTGGGGGCCGGAACGGTTCGATGTCAGACAGGCCCTCACCGCTGTCGCCCCTCACCTGGATGCCGACACGCAAATCGTAAGCCTGGGGGATAGCCCCATGGCCTGCATTTTTTACCTACAGCGCCAGGTGACGAGGGTAGACAGCCTGGAAGAGCTGAGCGAAACTCTGGCCCGCGCCCGCCGGCCAACGCTGGTCATCGTCGACAACGGCCGAGTCGCGGAACTCCCGGCGGCCTGGCGGCAGGAACGGTTGGCGGCCATGCCGGACGGCACGGAAGAACCCAAAACCTTTTTACTGTTACAACCCCCACGTCCAACCGACTCACCTTGA
- a CDS encoding response regulator, with translation MRLLLVEDDQLLGDGLKTALSQEGYAVDWVSDGPAASLALQTHTYELAVLDLNLPGKSGLDVLRDMRRSQIATPVLILTARDTVTDRVEGLDSGADDYLQKPFELDELCARLRALLRRGQGRSTPTVIHGDVELDPAAHKVFNKGREVELSLREYELLKFLLDNRGRAVSRARIEEALYPWNAEIESNAIEVHVHHLRKKLDTNLIRTLRGVGYIIDTPQEQP, from the coding sequence ATGCGCCTTTTATTGGTGGAAGACGATCAATTGCTGGGAGACGGGCTGAAAACCGCCCTCAGCCAAGAAGGCTACGCCGTGGATTGGGTCAGCGACGGCCCCGCCGCGAGCCTGGCCTTGCAGACTCATACCTATGAACTGGCGGTGTTGGACCTCAACTTGCCCGGCAAATCGGGCCTGGATGTGTTGCGCGACATGCGGCGCTCCCAAATAGCCACGCCGGTATTGATCCTCACCGCCCGAGACACCGTAACCGACCGCGTCGAGGGACTGGACAGCGGCGCCGACGACTACCTGCAAAAGCCGTTCGAGCTGGACGAGCTCTGCGCCCGCCTGCGCGCCCTGCTGCGCCGGGGCCAGGGCCGCAGCACCCCGACCGTGATCCACGGCGACGTGGAACTGGACCCCGCGGCCCACAAAGTCTTCAACAAAGGCCGCGAAGTGGAACTGTCCTTGCGGGAATACGAGCTGCTCAAGTTCCTGCTGGACAATCGCGGCCGCGCCGTCTCCCGCGCCCGCATCGAGGAAGCGCTCTACCCGTGGAACGCGGAGATCGAAAGCAACGCCATCGAAGTGCACGTGCATCACCTGCGCAAAAAACTGGACACCAACCTGATCCGCACCTTGCGCGGCGTCGGCTACATCATCGACACGCCGCAAGAACAGCCGTGA
- a CDS encoding ATP-binding protein gives MNYSLRRVLLATLLPTATLIWAVTGAISYRDARNELAELFDAEMAQSAHFLLALANGGLNPDTLDSAEAEHIVLSAEAVELEHKYEKKLARQLWQGHQRLLLRTADAPLEPLADTSSGYSLAQVNGQTWHVYTLSDEAGRFTVHIGQSADMREKITDDITRDQFWQFLVGIPLLAMLIWLVIGRVLRPLADLVDEVERREDNLLTPLHVDHVPHEVKPLADAFNSLLERLALVFDHERRFTADAAHELRTPLAGIKTQADVAIRATDDEVRNKALHQIKHGVHRMDHLVGQLLTLARLDPETGRLTPQPVDINDAAAFTVAQLENAALDKNIRLDNRLQSRCRIKGHQQMLEVLVRNLLDNAIRYTPKGGRVSIATEDAPQRVRLTVEDSGPGIPEQAREQVFQRFYRHLETAHQQPGSGLGLSIVERITRLHGADIDLQTSEWGGLKVVVEFPSLASRDGA, from the coding sequence GTGAACTACTCCCTGCGCCGCGTCCTGCTGGCCACCCTGCTGCCCACCGCCACGCTGATCTGGGCGGTGACGGGGGCCATCAGCTACCGCGACGCGCGCAATGAACTCGCCGAACTGTTCGACGCGGAAATGGCCCAATCCGCGCACTTTCTGCTGGCCTTGGCCAACGGCGGACTCAACCCCGACACGCTGGACTCGGCCGAAGCCGAACACATCGTGCTGAGCGCCGAGGCGGTCGAACTCGAACATAAATACGAAAAAAAACTGGCACGCCAATTGTGGCAGGGCCACCAGCGGCTGCTGCTGCGCACCGCCGACGCACCCCTGGAACCGCTTGCCGACACCAGCAGCGGCTACAGCCTGGCCCAAGTCAACGGCCAAACCTGGCACGTCTACACGCTGAGCGACGAAGCCGGCCGTTTCACCGTGCACATCGGCCAAAGCGCCGACATGCGCGAAAAAATCACCGACGACATCACCCGCGACCAGTTTTGGCAGTTCCTGGTGGGCATTCCGCTGCTGGCGATGCTCATCTGGCTGGTGATCGGCCGCGTGCTACGCCCCTTGGCGGACTTGGTGGACGAGGTGGAACGGCGGGAAGACAACCTGCTCACGCCGCTGCACGTCGATCACGTGCCGCACGAGGTGAAACCCCTGGCCGACGCCTTCAATAGCCTGCTGGAACGCCTGGCTCTGGTGTTCGACCACGAGCGCCGCTTTACCGCCGACGCCGCGCACGAACTCCGCACGCCCCTGGCCGGCATCAAAACCCAAGCCGACGTGGCCATACGGGCCACGGACGACGAAGTGCGCAACAAAGCGCTGCATCAAATCAAGCACGGCGTCCATCGCATGGACCATTTGGTGGGCCAGTTGCTCACCCTGGCCCGCCTAGACCCGGAAACGGGACGGCTCACGCCGCAGCCTGTGGATATCAACGATGCGGCGGCGTTCACCGTGGCCCAGCTCGAAAACGCCGCGTTAGATAAAAATATTCGGCTCGACAACCGACTGCAAAGCCGATGCCGCATCAAAGGCCACCAGCAAATGCTCGAGGTGCTGGTCCGCAATCTGCTGGACAACGCCATTCGCTACACGCCGAAAGGCGGGCGGGTATCAATCGCAACGGAAGACGCGCCGCAACGGGTGCGGCTGACGGTGGAAGACAGCGGACCGGGCATCCCGGAACAAGCGCGGGAACAGGTGTTCCAGCGTTTCTACCGCCACCTGGAGACCGCCCATCAGCAGCCCGGCAGCGGCCTGGGCCTATCCATCGTGGAGCGCATCACAAGGCTCCACGGCGCCGACATCGATCTGCAAACGTCGGAATGGGGCGGATTGAAAGTTGTCGTGGAGTTTCCTTCCCTCGCCTCGAGGGACGGCGCATAG
- a CDS encoding (2Fe-2S)-binding protein: MYVCICKKVTDSQIRHAVLDGRVSHLRHLRQECGACSDCGLCSREAGKIIQEALKETALLDACLPAA, encoded by the coding sequence ATGTACGTTTGTATCTGCAAGAAAGTTACCGATAGCCAGATTCGTCACGCGGTCCTAGACGGCAGGGTGTCCCATTTGCGGCACTTGCGGCAGGAGTGCGGCGCTTGCAGCGACTGCGGGCTTTGCTCCCGCGAGGCCGGCAAGATCATCCAGGAGGCGCTGAAAGAAACGGCGCTGCTCGACGCTTGCCTTCCGGCGGCTTAG
- the bfr gene encoding bacterioferritin, whose amino-acid sequence MKGDGKVIQHLNRLLAGELAAIDQYFIHSRMYQEWGFSKLHAHVEHEMQEEQTHASSLIQRILFLEGTPDVVTRAPVNVGRDVEQMLRNDLAVEYRVIDDLKEVMAYCESARDYETRDILQVLLKDTEEDHTRWLEIQLGLIEKIGLPNYLQSQM is encoded by the coding sequence ATGAAAGGCGACGGCAAAGTGATCCAGCATCTCAACCGGTTGTTGGCAGGCGAGTTGGCCGCCATCGACCAGTATTTCATCCATTCCCGCATGTACCAGGAATGGGGCTTCAGCAAGCTCCACGCGCATGTGGAACACGAAATGCAGGAAGAACAGACTCACGCCAGTAGCCTGATTCAGCGCATTCTGTTCCTGGAAGGCACGCCGGACGTGGTGACCCGTGCGCCGGTCAACGTGGGCCGGGACGTGGAGCAAATGCTGCGCAACGATTTGGCGGTGGAATACCGGGTCATCGACGATTTGAAGGAAGTGATGGCTTATTGCGAGTCGGCGCGCGACTACGAAACCCGCGATATCCTGCAAGTGCTGCTGAAAGACACCGAGGAAGACCACACCCGCTGGCTGGAGATTCAGCTGGGCTTGATCGAGAAGATCGGTTTGCCCAACTATTTGCAATCGCAGATGTAA
- a CDS encoding YcxB family protein — MTEIQYEVREQDLFAFNEHLLQESKPMQKAMRRHQVTIPGLLSIAVLVLWFYYQESSTAIIFMALAVAWAALAPRYFRWSTRRQLNRLYTEEEKVSVMGRYTLRIEPSHLVEVGPNGNASNVAWSELLRVELTAKYAFIFLSLNTALVVPRDTVSQGDLHEFVRLADERISAAE; from the coding sequence ATGACTGAAATCCAATACGAAGTGCGCGAACAGGACCTGTTCGCCTTCAACGAGCACTTGCTGCAAGAATCCAAACCCATGCAGAAAGCCATGCGCCGCCACCAGGTGACGATACCCGGCCTGCTGTCCATCGCGGTGCTGGTACTGTGGTTCTACTACCAAGAATCCTCCACGGCCATCATATTCATGGCCTTGGCCGTCGCCTGGGCGGCGTTGGCGCCCCGCTACTTCCGCTGGAGCACGCGGCGCCAGTTGAACCGCTTGTACACGGAAGAGGAAAAAGTCAGCGTCATGGGCCGCTACACCCTGCGCATCGAGCCCTCCCATCTGGTGGAAGTGGGCCCCAACGGCAACGCCTCCAACGTAGCCTGGAGCGAGCTGTTGCGAGTGGAGCTCACCGCCAAATACGCCTTCATCTTCCTCTCCCTCAACACCGCGCTGGTCGTTCCCCGCGACACCGTCAGCCAGGGCGACTTGCACGAGTTCGTGCGCTTAGCGGACGAGCGCATCTCCGCCGCCGAATAA
- a CDS encoding ATP-binding cassette domain-containing protein — MISFIEAALRRGPRVLFEQASFTIHRGAKVGITGANGAGKSSLFALVRGELHTDAGQVDVPAQLAIAHVAQETPALERSAIDYVMDGDAELRQLEAQLAQAEQDHDGLKQAELHARLDAIGGYAARARAARLLRGLGFLPGQEEASVQQFSGGWRMRLNLAQALMCRSDLLLLDEPTNHLDLDAVIWLQDWLAAYSGTLLLISHDRDFLDDVANQILRLENGRVTLYTGNYTAFEKYRAETLAQQQSLYEKQQRQVAHMRAFVDRFGAKASKATQAQSRLKALEKMELIAAAHADSAFEFEFPQPDKIPAPLLSLDEASAGYGDKRILDKVKLTLGPGERLGLLGPNGAGKSTLVKLLAGSLEPAAGKRVAAQDLKIGYFAQHQLEQLSADASPLLHLQRLAPRAQERDLRGFLGSFGFCGDDALREVGGMSGGEKARLVLALLVYQKPNLLLLDEPTNHLDLDTRDALAVALQDYAGALVVVSHDRHLLRSVCDQFWLVADGAAGPYGGDLEDYRQWLARRRNAETPAENSAPAAAAPSRKDQRRQDAARREQTRPLQNSVNRAEKRLETLNTEIAQLQQALADPAIYEAENKERLLQTVQRQKTLEAQRDEAEEEWLNASEALEAALQSLD, encoded by the coding sequence ATGATCAGCTTCATCGAAGCCGCCCTGCGGCGCGGCCCCCGAGTTCTCTTCGAACAAGCCAGCTTCACCATCCACCGCGGCGCCAAAGTAGGCATCACCGGCGCCAACGGCGCCGGCAAATCCAGCCTGTTCGCCCTGGTGCGCGGCGAGCTGCACACCGACGCCGGCCAAGTGGACGTGCCCGCCCAACTGGCCATCGCCCATGTCGCCCAGGAAACCCCGGCACTGGAACGCAGCGCCATCGACTACGTCATGGACGGCGACGCCGAGCTGCGCCAGCTGGAAGCCCAACTCGCCCAAGCCGAACAAGACCACGACGGCCTCAAGCAAGCCGAACTGCACGCCCGCCTGGACGCCATCGGCGGCTATGCCGCCAGGGCGCGGGCCGCCAGGCTGCTGCGCGGGCTGGGCTTTTTGCCGGGCCAGGAAGAAGCCTCGGTCCAGCAATTCTCCGGCGGCTGGCGCATGCGGCTCAACCTGGCCCAAGCGCTCATGTGCCGCTCCGACCTGCTGCTGCTGGACGAGCCCACCAACCATTTGGATTTGGACGCGGTCATCTGGCTACAGGACTGGCTGGCGGCCTATTCCGGTACCTTGCTGCTGATTTCCCACGACCGCGACTTCCTGGACGATGTGGCCAACCAGATCCTGCGCCTGGAGAACGGCCGCGTCACCCTCTATACCGGCAACTACACCGCGTTCGAGAAATACCGCGCGGAAACCCTGGCGCAACAGCAATCGTTGTACGAAAAGCAACAGCGGCAGGTGGCGCATATGCGCGCCTTCGTCGACCGCTTCGGCGCCAAGGCCAGCAAAGCCACCCAGGCGCAAAGCCGGCTCAAGGCGCTGGAAAAAATGGAGCTGATCGCCGCCGCCCACGCGGACAGCGCTTTCGAATTCGAGTTTCCGCAACCGGACAAAATCCCCGCGCCGTTGCTCAGCCTGGACGAAGCCAGCGCCGGCTACGGCGATAAGCGCATACTGGACAAGGTCAAGTTAACGCTGGGTCCGGGCGAACGCCTGGGCCTGCTCGGCCCCAACGGCGCCGGCAAATCCACCCTGGTGAAACTGCTCGCCGGCAGCTTGGAACCCGCCGCCGGCAAGCGCGTCGCCGCCCAGGACCTGAAAATCGGCTATTTCGCCCAACACCAATTGGAACAGCTGTCCGCCGACGCCAGCCCGCTGCTGCATTTGCAACGCCTGGCGCCGCGCGCCCAGGAGCGTGACTTGCGCGGCTTCCTCGGCAGTTTCGGATTTTGCGGCGACGACGCCCTGCGGGAAGTGGGCGGCATGTCCGGCGGCGAAAAAGCCCGCCTGGTCCTGGCGCTGCTGGTCTACCAGAAACCCAACCTGCTGCTGCTGGACGAACCCACCAACCACTTGGACCTGGACACCCGCGACGCCCTGGCGGTGGCTTTGCAAGACTACGCCGGCGCCCTGGTGGTGGTGTCCCACGACCGCCACCTGCTGCGCAGCGTCTGCGACCAATTCTGGCTGGTGGCCGACGGCGCGGCCGGCCCCTACGGCGGCGATCTGGAAGACTACCGCCAGTGGCTGGCGCGCCGCCGCAATGCCGAGACGCCCGCGGAAAACTCCGCGCCGGCGGCGGCCGCGCCCAGCCGCAAGGATCAACGCCGCCAGGACGCGGCCCGCCGCGAGCAAACCCGTCCCCTGCAAAACTCCGTCAACCGGGCGGAAAAGCGCCTGGAAACCTTGAACACGGAAATCGCCCAGCTGCAGCAAGCCCTGGCCGACCCCGCCATTTACGAGGCGGAAAACAAGGAACGCCTGCTGCAAACCGTGCAACGCCAAAAAACGCTGGAGGCCCAGCGGGACGAAGCCGAAGAGGAGTGGCTCAACGCCAGCGAAGCCCTGGAAGCGGCACTGCAGTCGTTGGACTAA
- a CDS encoding HDOD domain-containing protein, producing the protein MKQLASELVSDVGGLITLPDIYLKIDRLVNDPKSSTADIAKVVSQDASFTARLLQVANSALYSAPSSVDSVPKAISIIGIAQIRNLALSISVAKSFGGLLNELVSMENFWRHSQFCALAARQLAKEARRCDPDTLFTAGLLHDIGELIIFNRLPEQAKETLLLVLDSQDEMPIHEAEKQVLGLDHTDVGGELAKLWHLPSVLIECIACHHNLAACNSHPRETALVHIANVAALMAELDTLEPDDVPPIDPYAWEVTGLTPASLEPVVRFIQAEIVEIAKLF; encoded by the coding sequence ATGAAGCAGCTAGCCAGTGAGCTGGTATCCGATGTAGGCGGATTGATCACCCTGCCGGACATTTACCTGAAGATCGATCGTTTGGTCAACGACCCCAAGTCGTCCACCGCCGACATCGCCAAGGTGGTCAGCCAAGACGCCTCCTTTACCGCCCGGCTGCTGCAAGTCGCCAACAGCGCGCTGTACAGTGCCCCGTCCTCGGTGGACAGCGTCCCCAAAGCCATATCGATCATCGGCATTGCGCAAATACGCAACCTGGCGCTATCCATATCCGTCGCCAAAAGCTTCGGCGGCCTGCTCAACGAGCTGGTCTCCATGGAGAACTTCTGGCGCCACAGCCAATTCTGCGCTCTGGCCGCCCGGCAACTGGCCAAGGAAGCCCGCCGCTGCGACCCGGACACGCTGTTCACCGCCGGCCTGCTGCACGATATCGGCGAGTTGATCATCTTCAACCGCTTGCCGGAACAAGCCAAGGAGACGCTGCTGCTGGTGCTGGACAGCCAGGACGAAATGCCCATCCATGAAGCGGAAAAGCAGGTGCTCGGCCTGGACCACACCGACGTGGGCGGCGAGCTGGCCAAGCTATGGCATTTGCCCAGCGTACTGATCGAATGCATCGCCTGCCACCACAATCTCGCGGCCTGCAACAGCCATCCCCGGGAAACCGCGCTGGTGCACATCGCCAACGTCGCCGCCCTGATGGCGGAGCTGGACACGCTCGAACCGGACGACGTGCCGCCCATCGATCCCTACGCCTGGGAAGTCACCGGACTCACGCCGGCGTCCCTGGAACCGGTAGTCCGCTTCATCCAGGCGGAAATCGTCGAAATCGCAAAACTGTTCTGA
- the cheD gene encoding chemoreceptor glutamine deamidase CheD: MSLTTPPPPPPKTLPGFEHIKRSWNAKYAAYAARILPGEFYVTRSQEGVYTTLGSCISACIRDPLLGIGGMNHFMLPFSQEMAEGHAWGSAATRYGNFAMEHLINVILANGGARERLEVKIFGGGRILENMSDVGLKNITFVRDYLKTEGLRIVSEDVGNSFPRIVVYFPATGLVRVKRLRSLHNNTIVQQETQYIETIKAKPVSGDVELF; encoded by the coding sequence ATGTCGTTAACCACGCCGCCGCCACCGCCGCCCAAAACGCTGCCCGGCTTCGAACACATCAAGCGTTCCTGGAACGCGAAATACGCCGCCTATGCCGCGCGCATCCTGCCCGGCGAGTTCTACGTCACCCGCAGCCAGGAAGGCGTCTACACCACGCTGGGCTCGTGCATTTCCGCCTGCATCCGCGATCCCTTGCTGGGCATCGGCGGCATGAACCACTTCATGCTGCCCTTCAGCCAGGAAATGGCGGAAGGCCACGCCTGGGGCTCGGCCGCCACGCGTTACGGCAACTTCGCCATGGAGCACCTGATCAACGTCATTCTGGCCAACGGCGGCGCCCGCGAACGGCTCGAAGTCAAAATTTTCGGCGGCGGGCGCATACTGGAAAACATGTCCGACGTAGGCCTGAAAAACATCACCTTCGTGCGCGACTACCTCAAAACCGAAGGCCTGAGAATCGTCTCCGAAGACGTGGGCAACAGCTTCCCCCGCATCGTGGTCTATTTCCCAGCCACCGGCCTGGTGCGAGTCAAGCGGCTGCGCTCCCTCCACAACAACACCATCGTTCAGCAGGAAACCCAGTACATCGAGACCATCAAGGCCAAACCGGTTTCCGGGGATGTGGAGCTGTTCTAG
- a CDS encoding AI-2E family transporter, with amino-acid sequence MTDSQKWLVLAGVTGAGWLVYLLAPILMPFALAALLAYLGDPLVDRLEARGHSRANAVVGVFGAMIIAIALLVLLVVPLLESQIEGLIDHLPNYASWFNQKLVPWLRQHFGIQRRMLDLNQLTTMLSQHWQQAGGVATAVLQSLSQSGMAVIHWLMNLLLVPVVSFYLLRDWDQLVRHVHELLPRRVAETAESLAEEADEVLGAFLRGQLLVMLAMSSYYSIALWIVGLDVALLVGMMAGLVGFIPYMGAIVGIGSGCLAALVQFQDASHLMPVLIVFGIGHVLEGTVLTPRLVGNKIGLHPVAVIFSALAGGQLFGFLGVLLALPAASVVMVLLRHAHELYLGSAWYAEIRREARPPKELREEDDGPT; translated from the coding sequence ATGACGGATTCGCAAAAATGGTTGGTGCTGGCCGGCGTCACCGGCGCCGGCTGGCTGGTCTATCTGCTGGCGCCCATTCTGATGCCTTTCGCCCTGGCGGCGCTGCTGGCCTATCTGGGAGATCCCTTGGTCGATCGCCTGGAGGCGCGCGGCCATAGCCGAGCCAACGCAGTGGTGGGCGTGTTCGGCGCCATGATCATCGCCATTGCCTTGCTGGTGCTGCTGGTGGTGCCCTTGCTGGAAAGCCAGATCGAGGGGCTGATCGACCACTTGCCCAACTACGCCAGCTGGTTCAACCAAAAACTGGTGCCCTGGCTGCGCCAGCACTTCGGCATCCAGCGCCGCATGCTGGACCTCAACCAACTCACCACCATGCTCAGCCAGCACTGGCAACAAGCCGGCGGCGTGGCAACCGCGGTACTGCAATCCCTGTCGCAATCGGGTATGGCGGTCATTCACTGGCTGATGAATCTGCTGCTGGTGCCGGTGGTGTCGTTTTACTTGCTGCGCGACTGGGACCAGTTGGTGCGCCACGTGCACGAGTTGCTGCCGCGCCGCGTCGCTGAAACGGCGGAAAGTTTGGCCGAGGAGGCGGACGAGGTGCTGGGCGCCTTCCTGCGCGGCCAGCTCCTGGTGATGCTGGCGATGAGCTCCTACTACAGCATCGCGCTGTGGATCGTCGGGCTGGACGTGGCCCTGTTGGTGGGCATGATGGCGGGGCTGGTGGGCTTCATCCCTTACATGGGCGCCATCGTCGGCATCGGCTCCGGCTGCCTGGCGGCCTTGGTGCAGTTCCAGGATGCAAGCCATTTGATGCCGGTGCTGATCGTATTCGGCATCGGCCACGTGCTGGAAGGCACGGTGCTGACGCCGCGCCTGGTGGGCAACAAGATCGGCCTGCATCCGGTGGCGGTAATCTTCTCCGCCCTGGCCGGCGGCCAGTTGTTCGGCTTCCTCGGCGTGCTATTGGCCTTGCCGGCGGCATCCGTGGTGATGGT